The Seriola aureovittata isolate HTS-2021-v1 ecotype China chromosome 8, ASM2101889v1, whole genome shotgun sequence genome contains the following window.
TTTAATACAaacttgaatgaatgaaactaaTATTCCCATGATATGTTTAGTGTAGGTTGTGCAGGGTAGCTACATTGCTGGGTCGTTTGAGTGAgatttgtggaaaaaaaaggggtgGTGGGTGACCTACATAAAAGTGCACACTTAATAGTTAAAGGAATGCAGAATTTAATGTGAACACTTGATTTGTACAGGAATTCAATCAATAAAATCATCTAGTTTAACAGTACGTAGGGTGAGGATTAAACAAATTATAAATGTCCACTTTGACTGTTGTATGTATTAAACAAAGGacaattcatattttttttatagataaTAATCAGTGATGATCCTTTGTGTTGTTGCAGAAATGCACCTTTTATTTGTTGGAAATAAGcagacaaaacaatgatttcCTGTAAAGTAGGAGGGTGTATGTTTGTCTCTTGCAGAAAAGGACAGGTTCTCTTTTCCTAGATGTACATTCACCAAAATGGGTGTTTGTTGGAAAATTTGATCCATTATTGGTAGAAATTTAATGGGGCTGGTgcttaaaaatcttttttttctgtgagtgAAATTAGTCTTATGTCCTATTATTTTGAACTTTGACAAGATAGTTGAGACAATTGTGTTGAGGACTGATTCACAGGGATAGAGATACTGTCAAAAACAGGTTCTCTCCCATGTTAGTGTCTACTTTCAAAACCTATTTTCATTATAACAAATAAGTCAAAATGAAGACTATGTAGGACTACACACCTGTTCAGTAAATTTGAAATTCATGTCATTACCATGCTCCATAGAGTATGTAATGGGTCACCAGtagtcatttcagtttttgagctaagaaaataaatatgggTTTTATGGaaagttttgtttctctgattcCCACCAGCCTCCCGATTGTTACCTGATCTCAACCAACCGGAGCAAATGCCAATTTTCTGATGTAACAGGAGCTTGAAAAATAACCAGCATGGCAACTGgatctgtagaaaaaaaaacacaaaaacctgtTTGTGTGCTAAAACTTTAAAAGCCTTTTAAGGGGGCTAGATTAAGTGGTTTGTGAAGAAGATGGCAGTGCAGATTGTTGGCAGAAAGGTCGTGTGTTTTGAGTACAGCTGGGTGATAATCTAAACATATGGGAACGTGACACTAGGTATGTTGATACCAGaacctttttaataaaaaagtccACACAAATTCAGGCAGTAGGTCCAGATACACATTGTTTATCATTCCTTTTAACTATGGAATACTGCACAAGAAAACACTGTTACACCCTTAATTAATATGgactatagtatggcaaaataaTATAAGGAGGTTTGATTTCTGTCAATATTTCCCACCCCTTGCTTAAAGGCTATGTCACCACCTTATGGTACCTCAAGTCTTCAAGTATCACCTTGGTCATTTGTGTACAGATCTGTGATACAGAAATAACTGTATAATAAGCATAATACCTATGCAGCCAGTCAGTGCACTGTTATTGGTCTTTTTACTTGTCCAGACATCTACAGAACTGTGCAGTGACACCTTATTGAGTTCAACAGGGATTTGTGTTTGATTCATTGTTGAATACTGACTCGGAAAACTCCAAATTTAAACAACCACTTGTCAGTTAATCCTTTCAAAGGTTTGAAAGAAATGTATGATTGATTGACTGTGTGATTGTGATCGGACCAGGGATCTgaatttttacattacatttttacgtACATTAAAAACGGGAGTCATTTAAAACTTGTGTTCTGGGCGTCTTTACTTGAAAAGTTGACTGACCTGAATTAAAGGATAGACATATATTTTCAGTTGCCTATGTTGCTATCTAGCTAGCAgatattttggggttttatttgctcagttttttttttattcccatgTCATCTCTCTGCTGCATGGCTACGTAGCCAGCAGTTGTCCTGATGTTATCTCAGAAAGTTTGCTGCCTACAGAATGTTTTTTTACTGGAGCTTTTCAGCTTTGGCACAAGTAACCGCAGTGAAATAAATAGCAACTAAACCCAAGTTTCAGCTTCAATTtaacttctctttctctcttactcaCTCTACAActcttgttctttttaaatCGAAGCAGGTGGGTAATTGGTTAGTTAGTTGCATCAATGGCGTTAATCAATAACATTTCAAGAAATTCCCACCCTGAGTTTAAACAAATCTGATTTTACTAGAAGCAGCAGTGGGAGTCAGGCACGCTGATAAGTTTCTCACAGCTTTCTCTGTTACATAAAGCAGCTGTAGTCAAAGGCTTAGCggtgtctgctgtgtgttacTTCTCTCAAATCCACAAAATAATAAACTTCATTTATCTATGTTTTACAACTGTGACAAATACGAGGTGTTGTGGTGTCTCCAGAAAGTGTGATAAAAGTCAGTGGTCAAAAATCTCTCACTCAGCACATGAGCCCAGGTCTGTGTGTTGTGAAGTTAAACCATGTGCAgttgttcatttaaattttgaaGTATTGCCCAAGGAGTTTATTGTTCAGTTGGATTATCCATTGTTAATCGGCGCATACCAGTTTCATTctgttattttaaaacagaaaagaggatGCATGACAAAAATATCTTGCATTAAGAGAGATGATTATAGTAAATGCGACATGTTCTTAAAGAATGTCTTTGGACTTCTTAGTGCTCAAACTGCTTGAGTTGAGCTTCTTCTCTGTGATTGTGCTGGGCATCCTGTATGGGTTATTAGTGTCTATCTGTCTGGGTGTTTCTAAGAAAGGCCAGTCATACTCACCCAGGCTACCTAGTTAAATGAAGGATTATGAAAATTTGAGCTTCCCTGATTTGTGCATATCATCTtcttaattcaaataaaacagacttAACAACcagtttgtgtgaaaaaaaaactagaatacAGTTACAAAGtatataacattaaaaaatactttaagtACAGCAGATACTGCATACTGAATAAATAccattttatttgcattaaGTCATCAACAGTGGACTCTTATGCTTGAAGCCATTATCTTAATGTTGCCTTTCTAAGGTCTGTGTCTGCCATATAATcatcaagtttttctttttaacaaaaGTAACAAGATAACTGATTGACAGGCACTTCTCCTTATGATCCTGCCAGAGGGACAGTCACCCAGTCAgtcacctcctccttctgtgtTATCTAACTTATCCTACTCTGTGTTGCTCTCGCAGTACAAGGCCACTCTGAAGTCTGATTtgtaaaaaatgtgaacaaGATAAAGTTGTGTATGATCATATTGTACCAGTGCGTGACATATACAAACTTAGATGTACACAGATCTGTCGTATTGTTACAAATGGCATGACATGAAAAGTTTACAAACAAAAGGATGACATAAATGGTATTGCGTCATCATTGCCAACCAGGCAACTGAACACTGCTCGTTATAGcctgttacatttctgttacCTCCAGTGTGGCAACCCACAAATCCAGGCTGGTGCAGCTTTACAAAATCCTCCATTGTTCATTTATGTGTTGTGTTGAAAATGACATCACGATAGCGTTGTGCATCATCGCTATAGTAACGATGCTGCACTAAGTGAGTACTATATGAAGCGGAAAAAGAAGTACCTGGTACAAAAAGCGAGGAGAGTTGTGTCAGTACCATGCGGTGGAAAACTTTTGGAAAAAGTGTCGTTGCAGTtatgaaaatgtgttgtgtttcccAGAAAATGTTAAGTTGAACATGTTTCCACACTgcactgtattttttaataattatatttactATAGTTGCTCGAATTTGAGTTTTGATTTAATGAAACGTTTAGTCACCTCCTCAGGTAGCACTCTAGTTCACTAACTGTAGCTGTCTTATATCTGAAAAGTTCTCATGTTTGTGTTCTGACTCTCTCCGTTTTTCTAACTGCAGGTGTTTTTAGAGTTTGAGAATGCTTCGCAGCGTTGTTCCTGGGTGCAGGTGTACGATGTAGGGGTGAAAGCTGTGTTGGTAGAAGACTCTATTGTTTGGGCCAATCGGAGTGATGGTACTGGGACTACTGGAGCCCCAGCATCAGCGACTGCCTGGCCTGCTCTGGTGAGTGATCAGTTGGACAGCGGATGTGAGCAAACTGTCTGCTTCATGCATACAACTCAAGCCTTGAAACGATCAAGGCTGCTGGTTGAAGTGGGTCATCAGCACAAGGCTGCCAGATACACTCAGTCCTATTTGGCAATCATAGTTCCATTCAGTAACCTAAGCTCTTAGTTTGGCTTTACGTTGCCTATGACAAATCAAAAATGGatcaatttatatttttagccCTGTGGCACAGATTAGATATGTAATGTGAACATGTAATTGTGGAAAACGTTGCATGTACTCTGATatcttaaaatgtgtttaagGTCAATTTTATATGTGGGAATAAATTGACAATAAATTGGATAACTATTGATGTGACTTTGATCTGAATACACATATTTGAATTTCCAGGTCACTGtgattgatttgaaaatgaaatttgcaCTTTTCCCCAAACTCTTGTGTCAGACACTTTTAATTTCCCAGGCCTACCTTTCTCGCTGGACTGGGCTCACAACTGTagtcacagcttgtttctgtttgtgcccAGTGCAGATGGCCATTTTCCCGTGCTTGCGCTTCAGCCTATGTGCTAACTCAGTTAATGTGTCCATGTGGTTATTATGAGCTGaagaaaaagatgtaaaaagGTCATTTTCCTCTGGCCCTTTTGCTGCTGAAGTGAATACAGATTAGTAGTTTTCTACAGGGTCGAAGAATTGAATGGTTTTGTCTTTTCCCTCAGGCCTTCCGCTCCCTTGTGGATAGAGTGGGTTTAGGATTATTGGTTCCTGTGGAGTATTTTGGAAGCAAGAATTTTGAGTTCCTGCCTGATAACAAAACTGTCCAGAGGTTTGAGGtgtgtacatttgttttacagtgtttgttaaTCCTTTAGtagaaacattttctgcttcagCTTCTCAGATATGATTTCCTTGCTCTTTTCTGCTTCTTatgactgtaaactgaataCCTTTAGTTTGTGACTGTTTATCAGACACAACAAATATCCTTTTTGTGCAGGTCACTtggcatttttaaattaatacgATGAACCAATGAATtaataactgttagttgcaaCACTGGCgttcttttctttcatgtaaTATTCCAGTTTCCCACATTATTGTTCCACATTATTGCTGAACAGCTAGAACTTTTTCAGGACAGTGTGCATTGTGTCCTTCTACAGGTTGATAAAGACATAAGACACCCTTTGCTGTTGGAGCAGCCATCTCTGCAGGCTGCCATCTCCAGCTGGCACACTGACTTTGAACTGCAGGAGATCTTCAGGAAGGGTGAGACTCCACGTTCACaagtttttatgttgttttcctttACTACCTCCATGTGTTCTCTGGGGTATTTTGTCTCAATGTTTCATGTGTAATGTTGTAATTTTTGGCACATGCTCAAGTTAGTAACACTGGAATTGCTGAAATGCTTAAACTGGCATTTATCATAGATGTAGTTAAAGAAGATGATGTTAAGCAGTCATGATATTGATGGACTAACAACAGTGACTCCAAATTATTGTGTTTCTGATGCAGAAAATGTTGTTGATAAAGCAAAGTGTAGATTCATCGGATGCAATATGCATCGGATGCCTGCTGCAATAGTTGTCACGGAGATGCAGACTGGATACTGTTGCACAGTGCAGGCaagatgctgctgatgctgcttaGCTATTTATGTTGATGCTTTCACtcttgaaagaaaacaaatctatataataatttaaatatgagTACTAGTGTACCATCTTTTTTACATCCCCTGCATATGTTTTAAATCTACCAGAATGTAACTCATTAACAATTTTTCTCACTGTACTTGCCCTCAGGATCATACACTATTCAAGGACGAAGGGTTCGTGTGTACCAGCCAGAGTTTGAGGAGTGCTGGGCCTTAGGACTGGTCTCACAGCACGACCCCATCTCACACATTATGGAGATTACCTTGGATAAGGTAAATAACGCTTATTTTTTGCCTGAATAAATTCTGGCCATGGTGTTAAAGGATGCCACTTAAATACCACCTTTGTGCTGTAGGGAGAAGAAAATCAGATCGTAGATCCTCGTGTGATACATGTCATgctggcagaggaggaggtaagGTTTTCATATTATGAACCTAACTATACTGTGTAATTGGTTGTACCCTGCTATATATTTTGTTAAAGTGGTGAAAGTATTTTCAGATTtggactttttaaaatgtattaatagaACAACTTCTtaacattttcttcctttttagcTTGGCAAGAATGGGCGGCGAAGGAAGGACAGTGAAACAATGAAGGCTGACAGTGGACGCAGACGTAGGACTGCCTCCGAAGGTGAGGATGACTTGAACTTGAAACGTTTTAAAGGAGCAGGAGACGCGGGAGCTGATGCACAAAACTGTGGTGACTCCAACAAAACCCCAGTGGATGGGATGGGGATCTGGGTTGGAGACTCCGGCGAAAGAGTCAGCAGCACAACCAAAAACGGAAGCTCTTCAGAAGGAAGCTTTCCTCAGGGCAGAGTGTCATCCCCCAACACCAATTCCTCACTCCAAATGGACCAATCAAATGCTACTCCTCCTCGTTATCCAGCCCACGTCAAAGAAAACGGTCGCTCACTCTCCACACAAGGGGCAGCAGACTCCACCACCAACGTtaccctcacccccacccctcctcccctcaaACCAGCCCCCTCTCCCTTCTCCACCACATCTTTTCCTTCACTAGGCCAGATGCCAAGCCTGGTCCCTGGTGCTCCTGCCCCCAAGGCCTCCCCATCCCCCCAGCCAGACCGAGAGGAGGCCTCCCAGTCGGCCTTTTCCAAAACAGCTGCTCTTGTTTCCCCGGGCCCTGTCACCATTTCTTGGTCACATGACAGTGTCCCTAGTGTGGCACTTTCTGCCTCTGTGGGTTTTAGTCCTAAAGCCCCCACCTGGGGAAGCCAGACTGAGGtaagaaaatcaatatgatCAATACCGTCAGTACCATTATGTGATTTCACCATAGTTTTGTATCTGTTGTTAATATCATTTTACTTCAccatattgttttgtttctcaggGCTCTAAAACTGCCTTGGGTTTTCGTTTGCCTCAGGCTGTGCCCGCTGCTCCTGTATTTGGAGACGTTACCTCTCAGACCAATGGAGCTCCTACCACTACCACAACCTCCCAGGATGCTCCCCGGCCTTTTGGCTTTGGCTTTGGTGGAGCAAAGAACGAGACTCAATCCCAGCAAGACCAAAACTTGTTTTTCCAGTGCATGACCCAGAATTCAGGCTCCAGTCCAAGCCTAACTGCTGGTCAGACCCAATCCAAGGACACCAATTACTTCACCGCAGTGTCTGAGAGCCTGAGTAAAGAGCCCCCAAGCCTTTTCAAGCCTGCAACCTCCACTGAAGGGCTGAAAAAGCCTGAGCAGCCCAAAGTGCCTGAGACCCATCCAACGGGAAATGGTGTGCTCAACAAATCATCACCAGCCTTCCAGGGCATGGGTGGCTCTGCAGTAGGAAGAGGCTCGGGTCTAAGTGTTGGTGGTCAAAGTACTTCCAAGAAGAGCAGTAATAATGGAACTTCAGCGGGGGGCTTAGGACTGCAATCTGGTTTTAATACTTCAGATAGCCACCAGAACCTTTTTCTGCAAGCCTCACAAGAGCCTACTAATCCATTTCTGGCATATGGGGACAAAACCTCCCACACGCCCTTTGCTGGACTCAGTGGGGCTGAGCCACAGACCCTGGGTCCTGCCTCAGACAGCAAGCCAAACCTCTTCACTATGGCAGAGCCACCTAAGGGGATTCTGTCTTCCCCTTTCCCAGCactctcagcagctgcttcaccgagctcttcctcctctcctgcaccAGCTTCATCTCAGAGGTCACAGAGTGAGGGGGCTGTGACAAAGGAGGAGCAAGAGGCTGGAGAGATGCCTACATCCACCTCAGGCTGCCCCATGTTTGGAAGCACTGGCCCTGGTGGAATGGAGGAAGTGCCCGTGTCCTTTGACCAGAGCCAGTCTCAGAAGTTTACCCTGGAGGAAAGAGGCCATTCATCCAAACGTGACTCTGActccagcagcaacagtgacCTGTCAGACCTGAGTGAGAATGAGGAGGGCCTGGAGAAAGGCCAAGTCCCAGGAGGGCCACCACACCCTGCCAAGGATGGGGCCATGTTGCAGAAAACTAAAGTCCAAGGGGCTTCTAAGAGCCGTCCACGTAACAAGCCTTTCAAAGGTAAGTCTTATCCACTGTTAGGAACCTTCTGAATCCTTTGTGGTAACAAACTGAGCAACCGAATTAACACCAAGTTGTTTCCTCCAGTGGGCCAGTCTGTGTTAAAAGACCAGAGCAAGGTGCGTCGTTTGAAGCAGTCTGGTGAGTCCTTTCTCCAGGATGGTTCCTGCATCAATGTGGCCCCTCACTTGCACAAGTGCCGCGAGTGCCGCCTGGAGCGTTACCGTAAATATCGGAATACAGACGAAGACAGCGATGATGACGATGACCCAAATGTAGCCTGTCGTTTCTTCCACTTCAGAAGGTGTGGATTATATGATGGTTGTTGCAATATTTTCTAACTTTGTGTTAGAGTATCATAAAGAGCAGTTATCAGAATAAATTATGCTATCATTAGAAACTATgatttattgaatttttttttttccccctgtgaCCAGGTTGGCTTTCACTCGTAAAGGTGTACTGCGTGTAGAAGGCTTCCTGAGTCCTCAGCAGAGTGACTCCATGGCTATGGGACTGTGGCTACCTGCACCAGCTGTCCAAGAGGGGCTTGACCTCGATACATCCAAGTACATCCTGGCCAATGTGGGAGACCAGTTCTGCCAGTTGGTCATGTCTGAGAAGGAAGCCATGATGATGGTGGAACCTCACCGTGAGTATAAAGGCATCTCGCTGATCTTGTCCGAGCTCatgttttcttcacatttagTGTCTTGTGCTTTCGTCCTACATTTTTGTCTCCACACTCAACCTGTCAGAAGTGTCAAGTGTGTAAtcctgtttattgtttttcctttggCTTGTCCTTCAGAGAAAGTGGCGTGGAAACGTGCCGTGCGAGGCGTCAGAGAAATGTGTGACGTGTGTGAGACCACCCTGTTCAACATCCACTGGGTCTGCCGCAAGTGTGGCTTTGGAGTGTGTCTTGACTGCTATCGACTCCGCAGGAACAGGCCAAGGGAGGGTGAGTCATTACAGTGACATTTAGAGTTTAAGTTAACCTGTTAACTACATCGTTACTGTGTTAACCtaacttgttttcttttgttgtgttttatttatttattttattacaataacagaaacatgttgacaaGGTTGATACTTAGTGACGTGTTTTTAGGGTTAGTGCTTTTGAAACTCACAGGCTAACATGTTCTTTCCTTTAGATGTAGATGAAGGTCCGGAGGATGAGGTTTTCTCATGGTTGAAATGTGCCAAAGGTCAACCTCATGAGCCACAGAACCTCATGCCTACGCAGATTATACCCGGGACAGGTAACATTTACATCATGATTGAATCATAAATCTATAAATCCACAGCCCACGAGCATTAAGTATTAAATATGATATTGTGTGGGTATAATAAAAGCTGTAATGACTGATTTCATTGCCTTTCTCTTTTAGCTCTTTACAACATAGGAGACATGGTTCATTCAGCAAGGGGCAAGTGGGGTATAAAGGCCAATTGTCCCTGTGCCAGTAGACACACCAAGCCTCTAGTGCGCCCTAGTGCTCCCAATGGGATTTCACAGGTACTTTTGTGCTACAGCATCCTTCTCTGAGTCTGTATTTCTCTATTTTAAGTGTTAACTTGAAGGCTCTAACATCTGGTGGTGCTTGTCTCAGCAGTCTACAACGagcggtggtggtggcggtggccttgcagctgcagcttcaggtaTTGGCACCACTCcaaaagcagagggagaagtgTTGGCGATTAAAACAGAAActacacaaacagcagcaccaTCAGACAGTGGGGGTGGGGAAAGTGTGGGCAGTACTAGTAACTCCACCAGTGGTACATCCTCCCCCTGTAACCTCACCCAGTCCTCTGCCAAGGAGTCACGCTCATCAGGAGAGGGCaacagctctgctctgcattGGCTGGCAGACTTGGCCACACAGAAAGCCAAGGATGACACCAAGGGTAAGTAGGAAAGAGGCAATGTAGAGTCAGTATAATCTAAGCGCATAAAAAGGTCAGAATCTATAGTAAAGTTGAAGTCACCATCTTCTTGCCATCTTCTTCCAGAATCCGGTTCACTTCGCTCCATGATGAGTCGAGACAGCCGGCCTCCCTTTGGCCTGGACTCACTCAGTGCCCTGTCAAAGCCTTCTGCTTCTAGCCCTAAGTTATTTAACAGCCTGTTACTGGGCTCCAGCATGGCCCAGTCTAAACCTGAAGGTTCCAGTCTCCGGGATCTGCTCAACTCCGGACCGGGCAAACTCCCCCAGGGCCCTGGAGAAAGTGGGGTACCATTCCCCTCAGTCTTTACCTCAGCAGGTGTACGTATTAACCTTTATTATTCCATGTAGGTTTATGAAGTGGTCCAAGTGTACACGTCTTTTCAAAATTTATGTCTGTTTACGTATGGAAAGTTTTCTTACAATGTAGAACAGGCACATCTCTCCTACATCCCACATTTTTTGAGCACTATTGttcttattgtttgtttcattgttcatatttttgttttatatcttaaatttgtgtttatcttatATTCTTATACTTcttctcagttttattttgttttattttatgaactGAATTGATTACAAATTGTGttactgccatctgctggtgTAGTAATGAACCagaacttttaatttgaaaatgccATGGTGCAAACTACAAAAAAGGGGTTACTTCCAAAGAAAATAGAGGCTTTTACTTCAAATGAATCACCTTTAAGTACAACTACATAGCTGAATAACAAAATCCTCTTTCGCCTGTCAGAGTGACAAGCTGAAGAGCAGCCTCCCGAACTTCCTGGATCACATCATCGCCTCCGTGGTGGAGACCAAGAAGGCAGAAGGCCGTCGCACTGGGGCCTCTGAAGGTGGCGAGCTTGGTGTATTGGGTGGTCGCAAGGATGGAGTAATGGGCCTCAGTGTTTTAGAACCACATACCTCACACTCGTGGCTCTGTGATGGACGGCTCCTCTGCCTACAGGATcccagcaacagcaacaactggAAGATCTTCAGGGAGTGCTGGAAGCAGGGACAAGTAAGAACAACAATTACTGAAACTCGATTTTctgcaggatgatgatgatgaaatatgGCAATGCCAGATAGTTGGCTGTCAGAGAAACATGGGTTTAACTTTTACTGCATTGCCTTCTGTTGCTTTGTCATTTGTCTAATCTCTTCTCCTTTGTGTCCAGCCTGTGTTGGTGTCAGGGATACATAAACGCCTGAAAGCTAATTTGTGGCGGCCGGAAGCCTTCAGTGAGGAGTTTGGAGACCAGGATGTAGACCTGGTCAACTGCAGAAACTGTGCTATCATCTCTGATGTGAAGGTGCGAGACTTCTGGGACGGCTTCCAGGTCATCTCGAGTGAGTATTCTAACTATTTTTGCTGAATGATTAGTTGGATACTTTGCCTGCAGAGAGTATTCAGCCAACGATTAGTAAACCACTTAATGATTAGGGTGAATTAATAAAAGAGTTAGAGAGTATTTGTAAAATCTCTGTAGATGAACTATCCAAATAAATGTTACCAATTATTCTTCTTTGTTGTTTGGATTGATGTGCCAGCCACTATGTTATGATgactaatgtgttttttgtaaatGCAGAGCGACTGCAAGATGCTGACGGCCAGCCCATGGTGTTGAAGTTAAAGGATTGGCCTCCAGGTGAAGACTTCAGGGACATGATGCCCACACGGTGAGGAACCCAGAAATATGTTGCTTTTTATGTCTCTTGTGTATTTGTTCACAAATTTGCATTACACTAATTGTATGTAATAATAACATATACTATCTGAggttattttatataaattgaATATACATGCACAATATACACAATTAAATGAGATTCATAAATATCTTGCTAAAATGAGTTCACggtttttaaatcacatcattTAATGGCTGGCACATATGGATTCAGCTGTATTCATTCATGGATTTTTGAGCCATTACAGGATCCTGATAATTTAATGATATGTATCTCATTTCGGTATCTTCACATGCTCTTAAACGTGTTGAAATGTGGAATAACCACCATATTTTGGTCATAATACTATTTCCACACGAGCCACGTGAACATCGTGGAACACATTTGCATCATCAGTCatttatttgattcatttcacaTACTTTTCCCAGGTTTGACGATCTGATGGATAACCTCCCCTTGCCTGAGTACACAAAAAGAGACGGTCGTCTTAACCTTGCCGCCCGTCTGCCCAACTTTTTTGTGCGTCCTGACCTCGGTCCTAAGATGTACAACGCCTATGGTGAGAAGGATTGGCCAAATTATTCATTACCTGTCAACTCACTTAGATGtctctttcttcactttcttccattatattctgtatttgtcttcatctcctctctcccgCTGTCCGTTTCTCCCTCAGGGTTAATCTCGACTGAAGACAGGAAGGTGGGAACCACGAACCTCCATCTGGACGTATCTGATGCAGTCAACGTCATGGTCTATGTCGGCATCCCCCAAGGAGACGGTGACCAGGATCAAGGTCAGTGAACATAAACAcaccctgtctctctctccctgtctgtcatggtctttctctctgtgtctctctctctcacacacacacacacacacacacacacacacacacacacacacacacacacacacacacactcacgtgtAACACTTGTAGCACCACATCATTAATTGAGCCACTAAATGTTATTAAAGCACTAATTACTTTCCAAAAGCAATAATAATTTTAGTATGCAA
Protein-coding sequences here:
- the kdm3b gene encoding lysine-specific demethylase 3B isoform X3, which codes for MGDSLELIGKRLLLLLDDGRSANGSEPEQAAWARDWLRGTVRAVSVMGLAAPEVSGEATTTTTAAGLTVFLEFENASQRCSWVQVYDVGVKAVLVEDSIVWANRSDGTGTTGAPASATAWPALAFRSLVDRVGLGLLVPVEYFGSKNFEFLPDNKTVQRFEVDKDIRHPLLLEQPSLQAAISSWHTDFELQEIFRKGSYTIQGRRVRVYQPEFEECWALGLVSQHDPISHIMEITLDKGEENQIVDPRVIHVMLAEEELGKNGRRRKDSETMKADSGRRRRTASEGEDDLNLKRFKGAGDAGADAQNCGDSNKTPVDGMGIWVGDSGERVSSTTKNGSSSEGSFPQGRVSSPNTNSSLQMDQSNATPPRYPAHVKENGRSLSTQGAADSTTNVTLTPTPPPLKPAPSPFSTTSFPSLGQMPSLVPGAPAPKASPSPQPDREEASQSAFSKTAALVSPGPVTISWSHDSVPSVALSASVGFSPKAPTWGSQTEAVPAAPVFGDVTSQTNGAPTTTTTSQDAPRPFGFGFGGAKNETQSQQDQNLFFQCMTQNSGSSPSLTAGQTQSKDTNYFTAVSESLSKEPPSLFKPATSTEGLKKPEQPKVPETHPTGNGVLNKSSPAFQGMGGSAVGRGSGLSVGGQSTSKKSSNNGTSAGGLGLQSGFNTSDSHQNLFLQASQEPTNPFLAYGDKTSHTPFAGLSGAEPQTLGPASDSKPNLFTMAEPPKGILSSPFPALSAAASPSSSSSPAPASSQRSQSEGAVTKEEQEAGEMPTSTSGCPMFGSTGPGGMEEVPVSFDQSQSQKFTLEERGHSSKRDSDSSSNSDLSDLSENEEGLEKGQVPGGPPHPAKDGAMLQKTKVQGASKSRPRNKPFKVGQSVLKDQSKVRRLKQSGESFLQDGSCINVAPHLHKCRECRLERYRKYRNTDEDSDDDDDPNVACRFFHFRRLAFTRKGVLRVEGFLSPQQSDSMAMGLWLPAPAVQEGLDLDTSKYILANVGDQFCQLVMSEKEAMMMVEPHQKVAWKRAVRGVREMCDVCETTLFNIHWVCRKCGFGVCLDCYRLRRNRPREDVDEGPEDEVFSWLKCAKGQPHEPQNLMPTQIIPGTALYNIGDMVHSARGKWGIKANCPCASRHTKPLVRPSAPNGISQQSTTSGGGGGGLAAAASGIGTTPKAEGEVLAIKTETTQTAAPSDSGGGESVGSTSNSTSGTSSPCNLTQSSAKESRSSGEGNSSALHWLADLATQKAKDDTKESGSLRSMMSRDSRPPFGLDSLSALSKPSASSPKLFNSLLLGSSMAQSKPEGSSLRDLLNSGPGKLPQGPGESGVPFPSVFTSAGSDKLKSSLPNFLDHIIASVVETKKAEGRRTGASEGGELGVLGGRKDGVMGLSVLEPHTSHSWLCDGRLLCLQDPSNSNNWKIFRECWKQGQPVLVSGIHKRLKANLWRPEAFSEEFGDQDVDLVNCRNCAIISDVKVRDFWDGFQVISKRLQDADGQPMVLKLKDWPPGEDFRDMMPTRFDDLMDNLPLPEYTKRDGRLNLAARLPNFFVRPDLGPKMYNAYGLISTEDRKVGTTNLHLDVSDAVNVMVYVGIPQGDGDQDQEADISGRKEVMTTIEEGDVDEMTKRRVYEGKEKPGALWHIYAAKDAEKIRELLRKVGEEQGQENPPDHDPIHDQSWYLDQVLRRRLYEEYGVQGWAIVQFLGDAVFIPAGAPHQVHNLYSCIKVAEDFVSPEHVRHCFRLTQEFRHLSTTHTNHEDKLQVKNIIYHAVKDAVGTLKAHEPKLARP